The following proteins are co-located in the Paralichthys olivaceus isolate ysfri-2021 chromosome 2, ASM2471397v2, whole genome shotgun sequence genome:
- the LOC109635422 gene encoding potassium voltage-gated channel subfamily A member 3-like codes for MDERTSGAIQSPSSAGIRGNTASDSRGYAEVEKGVMTVENMLEDSAALSAPHLTVDRYERGRQGCCERVVINISGLRFETQLKTFNQFPDTLLGDPRKRMRYFDPLRNEYFFDRNRPSFDAILYYYQSGGRIRRPVNVPIDIFSEEIRFYQLGEEAMEKFREDEGFIKEDERILPKNDFQKQVWLLFEYPESSGPARGIAIVSVLVILISIVIFCMETLPEFRDEKDRATVAPTVNGTAPYVPSPFTDPFFVIETLCIIWFSFELLVRFFSCPSKTTFSKNIMNIIDIVAIIPYFITLGTELAERQTNSGQQAMSLAILRVIRLVRVFRIFKLSRHSKGLQILGQTLKASMRELGLLIFFLFIGVILFSSAVYFAEADDPSSSFTSIPDAFWWAVVTMTTVGYGDMHPVTIGGKIVGSLCAIAGVLTIALPVPVIVSNFNYFYHRETDGEEQPHYANTGSCEHLPTEELRRSCSSSSLSKSEYMVIEEGIKQSNYSTENNQNCVNIQKIFTDV; via the coding sequence ATGGATGAGCGGACCTCCGGCGCGATCCAGTCGCCCTCGTCTGCCGGGATCAGGGGCAACACCGCGTCCGACAGCCGGGGTTATGCCGAGGTGGAGAAGGGCGTCATGACGGTGGAAAACATGCTGGAGGACTCCGCCGCGCTCTCGGCGCCTCACCTGACCGTGGATCGATACGAGCGCGGCCGCCAGGGATGCTGCGAGAGGGTGGTGATCAACATTTCGGGTTTACGCTTCGAGACGCAACTTAAAACTTTCAACCAGTTCCCAGACACGCTGCTGGGGGACCCCAGGAAGAGGATGCGCTACTTTGACCCACTGAGGAACGAGTACTTCTTCGACAGGAACAGACCCAGCTTTGATGCCATCCTGTACTACTACCAGTCCGGGGGGCGCATCCGGAGACCTGTCAACGTGCCCATTGATATTTTCTCCGAGGAGATCCGGTTTTATCAGCTGGGGGAGGAGGCCATGGAGAAATTCAGGGAGGACGAAGGGTTTATAAAAGAAGACGAGCGCATTTTACCCAAAAATGATTTCCAAAAGCAGGTTTGGCTTTTGTTTGAGTATCCTGAGAGCTCGGGGCCAGCCAGAGGGATCGCCATCGTCTCAGTGCTTGTTATTCTGATTTCTATTGTCATTTTCTGCATGGAGACTCTGCCGGAATTTCGGGATGAGAAGGACCGAGCCACAGTGGCACCCACGGTTAATGGCACGGCTCCCTACGTGCCGAGCCCGTTCACAGACCCCTTCTTTGTGATAGAGACCCTGTGCATCATATGGTTCTCCTTCGAGCTGCTGGTGAGATTCTTCTCCTGCCCCAGCAAAACTACCTTCTCCAAAAACATCATGAATATCATTGACATCGTCGCCATAATCCCTTACTTCATCACCCTGGGCACGGAGCTGGCCGAGAGGCAAACCAACAGCGGCCAGCAGGCGATGTCCCTCGCCATCCTGAGGGTGATCCGACTGGTGCGGGTCTTTCGCATCTTCAAGCTCTCCAGACACTCCAAGGGACTTCAGATCCTGGGGCAGACCCTCAAAGCCAGCATGAGGGAGCTCGGCTTGTTgatctttttccttttcatcgGAGTTATCCTCTTCTCCAGCGCGGTTTACTTTGCAGAAGCGGACGACCCCTCGTCCAGCTTCACCAGCATCCCGGACGCCTTCTGGTGGGCAGTTGTCACCATGACCACGGTGGGATACGGGGACATGCATCCGGTGACCATCGGTGGGAAGATCGTGGGGTCTCTGTGCGCTATAGCGGGCGTGCTGACGATCGCCTTGCCCGTGCCAGTGATAGTGTCCAACTTCAACTACTTCTACCACCGGGAGACGGACGGAGAGGAGCAGCCGCACTACGCGAACACGGGCAGCTGCGAGCACCTCCCCacggaggagctgaggaggtcGTGCAGCTCCTCGTCCCTCAGCAAGTCTGAGTACATGGTGATAGAGGAGGGCATCAAACAGTCCAACTACAGCACCGAGAACAACCAGAACTGCGTGAACATCCAAAAGATCTTCACGGACGTGTAA